One Dysidea avara chromosome 8, odDysAvar1.4, whole genome shotgun sequence genomic window, TATGGGCTGCCTCTATCAGTTTTCAGCACCAATCCATGTAATGTAATAATGCTATTGTGTAATTCCACCCACCtaactacagtacatgtttTAAATGGTTGTCTCCTGTCACTTTAAGTCAGTAGACAAACAGTTACCATCACAATAAGGTGCTGTACActgtatagcgggaaatttccAGAGGGTGTAATTTTCGGATAATGGTCATTGTGAACTATTTCAGAAATAAATTTTCAGATAAACACCACAATCAGCATTTCACAGAAATACATGGAATCATGTTCTGGAAAGGAAGGTGAAGACTTGTGTTGTATCATCAGGTCATGGATTACGTGATGGACTCCGCCATTTGTGATGGACTTCGTGTAATGCCTAATAGTGGCACTAGTCCCATAAACAGCTGCTCTCTTTGCTATTTACGCCTTCTCTTTTCCTGTGTACACCCAATATTCACCATGTGGCTTCAAAGTTTCCTGCTTCTGCTGGCGTATCTCCATCATGCTGGTGACAATTGGCAATACTGCCGCAACAGCAATTGCAAAACTAGGCATTTATTTAGCCAGCGGACCGCTGTCAACAGGTAAATAAGAAATACCAGTATCGCCACTCTGTTTACACATCTTGAAGTACTTGAGGAGAGCTATGACAACTCACGATTTTTACCTAAATGTAGACTACATATGAATAAACAATTTCGGAAAACTTATTTTTGGAATTATTATAGTTTCCGAAATATCAGAAAATTACACCTTCtaaaaatttcccactatatgaCATTCTAACTAtaaattacattgcaaattttcATTTGTTCAAGGATATGCAGATCTACCAAACTTCTGAGCTAGTTACTGAAACACGTTAAGCAACAATTCCAATATCCATACTAACAACATGCTATTGTCCAGATATTATTTCCCACTAGTGTCTGCCCACTGCGCCtttcctttccttttatcttcaatcatgctGGTTGTCATCTTCACTCAACCGAGGTGTAATtatccgtatcaacactttccatATTTGCACACACCACAAAATTACTTAAAGCTCTCATGTTGCTGTGTAGACATGAGTCATTTCACACAGATAATATTATACACTTTGTATATATTTCTACACTCCTTTATGTCTAATAGCACCAATGATTGAGCACCATGACACGCCCCTTAATGACCTATTGTGATTGATCATATCGACCACACCCCCTACTGGTAACACAGTCATACAGAGTAGTGGCACTGAACAAATAATTGTCATGCTTCTTCACTCTTCTTGAAGGGCATCCCTTCGGCGGTGAGTAGCAAGGACTGGCTATGTTAACGTAGGACCCTATTGGGTTATATCACTTCTGTATCATCATTCCTACAATTATTGTTTAAgctaatatttttttaaaaattgttcctttaaaaatgaagtagggatctatgcttaaaaagtagtgaaacaagagatgaatgatggtattacagcatagctcggtgggaagtccctactttggcattgaacaattgTTATAAGTtaatatgccaaagtagggactttcccaccaagcaatgctgtaataccatctctcatctcttgtttcattactgatCCCTCCTTCATTTTAattgtttttttaaaaatactagttctTTTGTTGTAGCTCAGGTTGCTACAGTGTAccttatgactgttctattagaatatcacacatgactgttgtattagagtatctcaagtcggtcaagggtgtgcagctagctagaccaataaggctTTAGAttattaaggggtgtggtctccatactctatcgctattagtccatctagatctttatttgatgggtgtggttgtGAACTTATCGTGAATGGAATTCCCATCATGAAtgtgcagatatctagctagtgtacctcttatagtagcgccaggactgaagcacttctgaaatccagctctgaaataattctgtgccatctaaatatgctgctgaaagaaagtgttaatacggaaaattaacacctcctCCTATGCTGGGTgaaaagacaagcagcctggCCTACACTCGTTGAaatccaaaaggcacatcccattgGTGGGTTTGTTATTGTAGTGCAAAATGGTGGCCACGCGCTGCTTCGTTTGAGCTTTAGCCTCgtaactgtggtcaggcaggcagtcaggcagtgagactaaagtTTGagtttttggcaatttttaaaaattctatatctggtcacTTGTgatttgttatatttaatgctatattatatggactagtactataaAGGTCATTTTCGttatgtaagatgtctctaggatgaggcagaattttgggtggcgcgCAATATTTTTGGGGTGATCTCTACTTAAACGTACTGTTAGATAACTTTTATTGCTTTGATATCTTAAAACACATTTAGACCTCTGAAATCAGGAAACCTCCTAATAAAGATACCTAGCTAATAAGAACACCTCTTAATAAGGACACTTCGCATGGCCCAGAATACACTCTAATCAAAACCTTTCAACAGTATTACACATTCTAATGGTTTTCAAGGATACAGTTCTCCTCATATTCAAGGTACCTCGGTGGTCCTGGCAGGTTGAGTAGTACAAGACGAGCATCATGTGATCTGCTAACAATAAGGTCATTTAGTTTGACCGATGTGTTCATACGACGAATGTTCTCTTCATGTCTGAAAGAAATTCAAAGAATCACATGATCACTATGATCACATGATACTCACATGCTAAGTTGGGAGGTGGGGCTGGAGGGTAGAGTTTCTATGGTAACATCATTAGCTGCTGTTGACGATGAAGCAGCATATATGGGAGATGATGCTTTCGCAGGTTCCAATAAGGGAACTCGAACAGTTTGTTCGTCGTCGTCGTCTTCACTGTCGGATTGAGGGGGTACGGTTGTTTgttgtgggtgtggctcatccTGTACACCCTCATCACCAGACACATACAAACGATGCTTCTTATTACGGTACACCCTGAGGTCAGTTAGCCACTTGTTCCTCTCCTCCATAAAATGTGTCCTCTCAAATGTGTACCCTGATATGTCACAGTCCGGCTGGATAGAGGGGAATACCCTATGTGATAACCCTAcccagctactgtatacttaGTGGATCATGGTAACTATTTAATGTTCTTATTACAGCTACACAGAAATAGTTCTACTGTATGGAGTAGAAATTGATGAACATTCACTTCTCTGGATTAGACAAAAAAACAACTATGGAAAATAGAATACTTCaagaaatttgaaaaatttGTAAGTTTAGTGAGGCTTTAGACAAATAAGTTATATTGTCATAATTTAGTGACACAAAATCAACTATTAGCAATAATCAAGTCCCTTGAACAAGCTCTGTGTATACAATGATGTGGTCACCTCACCATTTCAATGACGTGCACCTCAGCATCAATCCTCAACTGGTATACAAACATTTTGAGGTCTTTCTTCATCTGTACACTATTATCTTCCATCTCTGTGTGTGTCAGTTAAGTGTCATAGCAACCAGTTAGTGTTCTTGTTAGTAGTAGTGTCCTCACTTGGTAACAAGATAGTAAAGGAAGGTGTTGTAACTAACTTAGGGAGTGGTCTAGTACATCACTACTataccaactaacacttttcaCTGCTAACATTTTCACTGTTATATAAGactacactggaacctgttaatgtggacacttgaggacacctttCATAATCGTTGAGGTCGCAAACTATCCCTTCATTAGTCCAcctaaacttaattattagttccTCATCCCCACCTACACCATCGTtgttcttacctcatcaaggagtTTTGGTACCACTAGTGGCTGAGTGCAGTCATCCAGCACCTTCTAAAGTTAGTACTAGCtggagcagtctaagaaaattgtattctgagtcattttagctagctaatagtaAGGAACACAaagagtaggtgtggcccaagaaataatatcacccaaaaaacagcctcaatttcctctaatgacgatgaggcagtcctgacgatgatgaggcagtattggttaggtaaagctaagcccaaacaagctttcagatcgactcgaaacgctttcaacaagttgctatggaatttttttaaaaatctatttaacggaattttctagtgactgactgactgactgagtaattgaccgatgccttcagacaagcataatttgataacagctaaggctacgggcttgattttttcactgttccacATCGCTTTGGccagacaggtgccttttggcataccgcagtatatacgatgcattcttcatggacttaccagtgtcctcctttgtgtctcattcatctttgctgacagcgaaaagtgtcgattaggtgatagcacgtgatggcttccctttgtaacggaaatggtccgtatttgtcatagtagctatttgatagcagaggtgcttttcaaacagttcttgatttgtactgctgtgtaacgggttgaacatagctcacaacgaagcgtaatggatacttcacttttcagacgataattgaacatttaatcccacCTTCAGTCTATACCTATGAAGAATATGGCACCACAAGAACACTTATTAGAAGCACCTCtccagtcactacaaaaatacagacaatttccatcaCAAACACAAGGAAGCCATTGGCATGAGCTACTGctaattgacaccttgcactgtcagcaaagataaatgagacacaaagtaggacaaaggtaagtccacgatACACGTcgtgtatgtactgcggtatggcACATGAAGCaacgtctaacagtgaaaaatcaagcctgtagcctttgccattatcaagttacgcttgtctgaagacatctgGCAGTTAGTAAGTCAGCAGAAAATTGCACACAATATATTTCACAGCAACTCATTGGTAGCATTTAGGGTTGCACTGAAGGTacatttgggcttggttatacctaaccaatactgccaaggcaccatggatgtattgtgaggtagctggttTGTGGTTAATCCTTAATACAATAGTGCAATaaacaattattaatttaaaaatgaagtagggttccagcaataaaaagcagtgaaacaagagatgatggtagctatcaGGAAGTATCCATAGCTACTTAGCAtcgtagcaatgtgggaaaatccctacctTGGCACTACTCCTACAAGTAGACCACAttactacaatgccaagtagctagggattagctccatcatctcttgtttcactgctggaaccctatttcatttttaaatttgcactagtttgttaactttttgctAAGAGCATAGCTATGAAATAcgtgtgtggctgtgactgctgtattagagtatctcaccaCTCAGTTACACAGTGGATCATACTAATCCATATGGTACAATGTCTTTGTTTTCCTACAGAGCTAGAGGTCTGATTGTTGAAGGGGGCATGAAGATTGTTTTTAAAGTGCAGCTTAGCTACTACAGCCTGTTGAGcacctcaaatagttttgtggtgtctaaatatgttCCTTCAAGGAAAATGTTAATAGGGAAAAGTAACGacttggtatggtttccatgAAGAAGAcgaccatttaattgaagataaaagaaatggcaaagtgcagaaggcagGCATTCATCGGAACTACAAAAGGCACACATCTTACCAGTAAGTTTGTTGCTGtggtataaaatggtggccatgagCTGCTTCGTTCGATCTCTTGCTttacgactgtggtcaggcaggtagTCCGATGAAACTTCGAATTGTGATGATGTTTTAATAATTCAATATGTGGATGCTTCTTGTTTTTAATAATGTAATTGATACTGAATGGACTATTCCATATAAGGTGATTTTTGGTGTGTCTGATATTTCCATGGTGATTTTTAGATGCTGCTTTTTTTAGCAGCACTCATCACTTTAGGGGGAACCCCACTAAACAGTACGACTGTACTATTTGATAGTACAGTGAACCTGTCTAAccaggtcactgcataaagaggtcacctgtataaactggccattatatgaatccccacatgtgccaactgtgtacaaagtgacctgcttaatgcagccacctccttaatgaggtcagaaaatttGTCCCTATAATGAccagaatagacaggtttcactgtactaccAATAAACTGACCTGGACCCCTTGATATTCAGGACACTACTGGATAATCCCAAGGTGTCCACATCACAACAGGTTTCAGTGTAGTGGTAATGTATCATGTTATCGAGTGATGTAtcactattatgtattatatgacTACCATATTAGGAATTATCAACTTGTTAATTTCTTAACAGATATCCATTATGTTAGCAGTACACACTCCAGCCTGTGACACACCTCCATATTTGATGTACTTTCCTTGTTTGGTGAACACAATGGTAAAAGGTCTTTGGTATTAGCAACTTTCTTGCAAAAGTAACAATTTACACAAATATGTTCATTTGCCCGTTCTACTCAAGTAGGGCTAGCTTGATACCAAGTGAGGATACTATGACAACAACACAACTACTGAACACCATCAACACTATCAACATGTTTACTAACACACGTGAAGCCATATCAATGATAGGATACGAGCTACAGTGAAGATACGAAGGTGACACTGTCTCCATACTTTGTGTTGTCGTAACAGGAATGGTAACAACATTAATAATCCACCATCATCTGTAGTTTATATTAGTTAAGGTGATTCCCCTCAGGTAACCATGGTGATTATACTGAGGACGTTGGTAACACATCATCATTTATCaatcttgtgatctcaaagaaatgGTTATAagttgacacctcagatcaataCCAAATATTCTAAAGGACAAATTGTGTATATCTGTGTCCCAGCTCTAGTCAAATGGTTATGATGTGTCATCAACACTCCTCTGAGGATTATTAAAGGATACGAACTACCCACCATATGTCAATGTTACCACGACACTTTTCGTTGCTGCTAGGAAACCCGTTGATACCCTTGGTGACTATTAGTGCCTTCTCAGTTGCCATGACAACCCTCACAGTTTCTATAAACAGCACAACATCTAATTAATGAACACTACACACTAGGAATACCTATAAATGCCTTCCATGACTGTTTCTTCCTCCAGGCGTCCGGCCATGACAGCAACACTGTGTTGGGTACCAGGCCTCCCAGACCACTTCCCTGGATACTGTAGTCATGGTGATGATGGCACATGGTTAGCAACAGGTGAGATACCATATTGTGGGTTATTTGTGAAGGGTAAAATTTCACCAACAGCTAAAATATATCTTTAGCTACAGTCTTTGATTCACGAgcaccaactatcaattactgaagtgGCCTAGGAAGTGGCCACCATCACTCTTCGctttagctatgttcagtccatttcacagtgttacaaacgaacAACAGTAGGAAAAGTGCCTCTGCATTCAATCCAGtcaatacagatgatttctgtttACAAACAGGAATCATTTGTCATCCTAAACTGTACCTGAAACAGTTTAGGAGGGGCTAGTCAACATGTGTATAACGACTGAacacaaacatagggaagccattgcgCTACCGCAAATCGAcatcttgggctgtcagcaaaaagaaatgagacacaaaaagaggacaaaggtaactccatgatgtgtgcaatgtacgtactgtggtattccaaaaggcatgtctcgggatgaagcggtattgaacagtaaaaaaatcaaagcctgcagccttagccattatcgagttatgtgCTGAAGGCATCATGCAGGAAATAtgtcagtagaaaatcccatTGAACAATTTAAACAAACAGATtggtaacaatctattggaagcatttatggttgtactgaaggcacttttgggcttggttatgccaagagttcataatatatatactgaggagagtatcctactctcatatacccctgtagaagggcgtatcgtgaagttatgacgtagcaaTTCTGAGTTTgtccgtttttctttgtataattaatgatgtcattagttgaacatggtatcgattgaacgcgtacCTAACAAcatcgctagcaaccaaattaactccagctctaagcgtttctcaccaaactacaatCATTCCTTCATGGGCTAAGACCGTTTCGTAGGCATTTCTTGTTAGGCCATTCGCggatacggctatcctgagcgtcgcaagtgtaaaaaggtgctaacgattcttgcactttatGGCTGctcgtacgtcacaaaccacaacatcttgttgttacatcataacttcatgatacgcccttctacaggggtatatgagagtaggatactctcctcagtatatatatattatgaactcttggttatacctaaccaatactgccaaggcaccagatggtattgtgaagctggtttttggttaCTAGCCATACAAAGTTGCTCAACTTGTTTAACTgtaatgaagcccattcattcaTAACGAGCTTAATAAACTTCCCCGTCACAATATACCCACTATACAGTGAAGAGGTTACTCACATTTGAGCTAGTCCCATATTAACATCAGGTACAGCCAACACCTTACAGAAACCTTGTATCTTATATGTGTCAACAACTCTCTTTAGTGTCTGTATACAGgtaaataacaactgatcatGTGAGCTAATGGACGCACCTCTTTAGCTGCCTTCACCTCTGCAACTTTATTGATGATATTTCCCTCCAAAACACTGGTTACCATGGTGAGACCCTTACCGGCCTTCAACTGAGAGGCAAATGACAACAGGTTGGGTTGTGATGGGGTGAGCTGTGAAGGATGTAGTCTAATGAGAACTAGTAATTGTGGTCTCCAGTTCTTTGTGTGTAGAGGACCCTCCTCTAGTCTGAGTAGTGAGTAACGAGCTGCTTGTAGACTGAGACCTCTCATACCATCTCCCCATTCCTTCTCTGCCCTGTAGTGTATGTCATATATAGGGATCAATGATAAAACATGGTCACATGACATTTAATTTGTGACCATTTCAGCAAAACcagacttgttcacacaagcatctgtattgagaaaatctaaattaaaaaaaaaattgtatgctACAAAgaagtttttattgggccattACTTGGAGAAAGAAGACtcaaaactatataccatcttatttgcctgctcatggagagtttgaaaatttTTGTTTCATTCCTGTAGCCCCAACAGTGTGCATGTCACAcacatttgtttacgatgcagtaaacGTTAGCAAGACCGttgtcatttcttcaactaaaccacCACATATGTGTAAGTGattacagggctaacactataacTTGGCTGATTTGcaaatccatggtgaacattttaagctaaattgtaatgttgtagactaatgcatacagtagtgaatgtaagtaagtgcctgtagtttattttcagtatagctgctgtacaaatcaattatcttactcttcctactgtaTAGCgttataattacaaaactactcaccacagaaggctgaaactttggtgaatcatTCCTTGGACAATTCAGATGATGTTGAGAGAATAAAACAATTTTCAGAAGGTGTGCAAACAAAttgggattttgctgagacAATCACATTTAGGAAATGGGTTAGGAATACTAAGAATTTGAGTGATCATGTTTTATCACCCAGTTATCAAGACTACAGTTACCATGATTACTACATCAGTTACCATGACTACTACTACATCACTTACCCTCGGTAAGCAATGTACTGGTAGATCACCACAGCAATCACCAAGGCAACCAGGGCAAAGTACCAACTACTAATAAACATCATAGCCAAACACAACACAGCTCCAGCTGTGGATAATGTCCTGTAATGATATGTTATATGACATCATCAATATTAGCAGGTACTAGTGAATACTTCAAACATTTGACATGTTGTTCACTAGTATACAACACTCACCAGTGGTAGTATTTGAAGCGAGGTCTCCAGTTAGGAGCTTGTAGTAGTGACTGAAGGGCACACGCCACGTTGACAAACATGTAGCACATGAGAAAGAACCTGCAAGCAGTAAGGGGGAGGGTCTGGTCACAAGTATGCAGaactagccacacccacttacattGATAGTATAGGAGCTACAGCATCCACACTAGCTATTAACACTCCAAACTCTGACATGATGGCCGTCATGATGAGGGCATAGGTTGGCTCCCCTTGAGCAGATGAGTACCCAAACATCTTCAGGAATGGAATGAGGTTGTCCCTAGCAATGGCTTGTAGTAGTCGTGGAGCCCTATAGTTATGATGGGATCATGTgagctggatcatgtgatcacacatACCCTGTTAGGCTCTGTAGTCCAGCACCTACTGTCGACAGGAGGGCACCCAATAGAATAAGCCACTTGGTCGGCCATGCCAGCTCTGCTACAATTAATCCTCCGATTGCATCACCAAACCTAtagccaatcagaatgcagtacACCTCATTACCATAGAGACAACTTACTGGTCTCTTAATGCAAATCCGGCCACAGCTCCTCCAAACAAGAGAACACATGTGATGTCTGGTGATCCTGAGTTAAGGGAAATACTATCAGTCAGTTGTTCGATATACTGAACTGTAAGGATACAAATCAGTGAAGTGGTTAGGATGGCAGCAATTGTGCCGATGGGAATTGACTTCTGAGCATCTTTGAGATCACCTGACCTATTGGAGCCGGCCATTATTCCTGTGGAGAGGACAAACACACTGACAGACTTGTGGAGACACAATACTTACaccatatcacacacacacacacacacacgcacgcatgcacgcactcacacacCACACACTCAACTCGAAACCAGTCATCATGAGATGTTGCTGTCCAGGGATGTGGTCACTCTTTCCTCTTATCTTTGATGAGGACGAGTGGTGGTACACTTACGCTTTGCAATATCTTGTGTTCTCCTAAATGAGTGATGGCAGGTGGCACAAATAAAGGGCTTATTTAAAGGTGGCGCCATCACATGTTTATCTAGTCCATAAGTACACAGTGAACGCCATCTGGTACAATCCTGAGCTTCCTTATACTATGATGTTTCATCTATCCCACACTTCTTCAAGTCCTGACGGACCTTGTCCCTCCAGTGAAGCTTAGTACCATGTGCAGGACACTTCTGAGGGAACCAACCAAATAACAGCTTCTTCGGGTGTCTGTTTGCTGACATTCTAGCAACATGTCCCAACCATCTTAGCCTGCACTGTATTAGTAAGTCACCAATACTCTCTACCATACCAAATCTACTAACCAGCTCAGCAGTAGTAAGGTGTTCCTTCCATTGAATAAATCTGCCAACACCCAAGATTGAACGAACACATTGTCGGTGAAACCTGTCTAACCTACTAACCAGCTCCTGGGTGGGGGCCCAGGTTTCAGCACCATATAACAACACCTCCCAACACTACAGATCTATAAACCATCCTCTTGGTCTCCAACGTCAAATCTGATGCTGTGAATACAGAGACTACCAAAAGCTCTAGATGCTTGTCCAATCCTACAGCTAACTTCACCAACTACCCCACCACGTGCCTCAACCAATGATCCCAAATACTTAAACTCATCAACAACCTCCACTACACCTCCATGCAATTCCAATGGGGCCAAGTCATCATCAGTTAGACCAATCCCAGTAACCAGCAGCTTGGTCTTAGGGACACTCAGCGTAAGACCAAGCTCACTAGCTACTTTATCAAACATTCTGGCAGCCAAAACCATATCCCCACTACAAGAGCACATCAGAGcagcatcatctgcaaacaagcACTCTGACAGTACAAAAGAGCTTGGTCTCCTAGTCCTCTCTCCAACCAACCTCCCACCCAGCTTAAACTGCACTTCCACATCTACTGCTTGACACCTACTAGCCATCTATCAATCACTAACCCAAAGTACAGGATAAACAGAGTGGGAGCGATGGTACACTCTTGACGCAAACCATTCCAAACTGAGAATGACTCCGACTTTCCACCTCCAGCTGTCACTGTAGCAGACATTCCATCATGAAGAGTCTGTACAAGCTCAATCATAACATCAGGTACGCCATACTTCTGCAATGCACACCAAAGAGCTGCTCTGGGTACAGAGTCGTAGGCCTTATGCAAGTCAACAAACAGCAAAAACACTTTAGTATTATGTTCAATGGCCTTCTACTAGCTGACAAACACAGAATATATGTTAACACAACCTCTGCCAGGCCTGAACCCACACTGAGAATCTGAGACTGTCTCTTCCACCACCAACTGCAGCCTATCATTCAGCACTCCAGCAAAAAGTTTGCCCATCACATCCAAGAAGCTAACGCCTCTCCAGTTATCACAACAGGAAAAGTCTCCTTTCTTCGGCACTGGGACAAGCAGAGCATCTCTCCACTCTGAGGGCACACATCTCTCCTCCCAAACAGTCTGAAACAACTTGAGGATATACTCCAATAATGGCCCACCACAACACTTTAAAACATCAGGCAACAGACCACTCATACCACCAGCCTTACCCACAGCAAGTCGTCCACACACCTACGCACAGCCTCTAGCAAAcatgtgaaacacagctattgtcaCCCAGTGATCCAGCACTGGTTTACCTGTGTACCACTCAGTCACTCAAGTGACTGTACAAGTTTCATGGGTAGAGGTTGTGGAACCAAAAGTTCCACAACAATCCCAAGCCAGATAAGTACAGTTGGGAAtatgcttccccagttgacaccaggtcatcAGTTCCCCATTATACAGTTGGGTGGAATGTTAGTA contains:
- the LOC136265086 gene encoding solute carrier family 12 member 4-like isoform X5, which produces MSAEYLVDDIADESEEDDDINSKLVKEPTPSQEETQRYVTMEDIAREGDLVNEGGGNLALYEDELRQKPRISQLLSKLAVYEPVPSNPSGTTAVNKKSNTKKKVKMGTIMGVYLPTLQNILGVILFLRLTWIVGTAGVGQSLIIILLCCCCTLLTAISMSAIATNGVVPAGGSYFMISRNLGPEFGGAVGVLFYLGTSFAVSLYVLGAIELLLKHIAPAMSLFGDVTGDPNILYNNMRVYGTILLLLLSIVVFIGVRYVNYFATCALVCVIVAMVSIYAGALSTQTELCVCTLDGVALKGASDMFKCPKIKRGFCHTPLDSLEEPVNNTCSPDNPALLEAFRNTRFVFDNTSLDMLDWVSSEPQCSVGIPGISHTSTIMENGGSHYLEQGEVHPGVEGVGLQLSAQVTSSFFILISIFFPSVTGIMAGSNRSGDLKDAQKSIPIGTIAAILTTSLIYITCVLLFGGAVAGFALRDQFGDAIGGLIVAELAWPTKWLILLGALLSTVGAGLQSLTGAPRLLQAIARDNLIPFLKMFGYSSAQGEPTYALIMTAIMSEFGVLIASVDAVAPILSMFFLMCYMFVNVACALQSLLQAPNWRPRFKYYHWTLSTAGAVLCLAMMFISSWYFALVALVIAVVIYQYIAYRGAEKEWGDGMRGLSLQAARYSLLRLEEGPLHTKNWRPQLLVLIRLHPSQLTPSQPNLLSFASQLKAGKGLTMVTSVLEGNIINKVAEVKAAKETLKRVVDTYKIQGFCKVLAVPDVNMGLAQIIQGSGLGGLVPNTVLLSWPDAWRKKQSWKAFIETVRVVMATEKALIVTKGINGFPSSNEKCRGNIDICEDTTTNKNTNWLL
- the LOC136265086 gene encoding solute carrier family 12 member 6-like isoform X2; this translates as MSAEYLVDDIADESEEDDDINSKLVKEPTPSQEETQRYVTMEDIAREGDLVNEGGGNLALYEDELRQKPRISQLLSKLAVYEPVPSNPSGTTAVNKKSNTKKKVKMGTIMGVYLPTLQNILGVILFLRLTWIVGTAGVGQSLIIILLCCCCTLLTAISMSAIATNGVVPAGGSYFMISRNLGPEFGGAVGVLFYLGTSFAVSLYVLGAIELLLKHIAPAMSLFGDVTGDPNILYNNMRVYGTILLLLLSIVVFIGVRYVNYFATCALVCVIVAMVSIYAGALSTQTELCVCTLDGVALKGASDMFKCPKIKRGFCHTPLDSLEEPVNNTCSPDNPALLEAFRNTRFVFDNTSLDMLDWVSSEPQCSVGIPGISHTSTIMENGGSHYLEQGEVHPGVEGVGLQLSAQVTSSFFILISIFFPSVTGIMAGSNRSGDLKDAQKSIPIGTIAAILTTSLIYITCVLLFGGAVAGFALRDQFGDAIGGLIVAELAWPTKWLILLGALLSTVGAGLQSLTGAPRLLQAIARDNLIPFLKMFGYSSAQGEPTYALIMTAIMSEFGVLIASVDAVAPILSMFFLMCYMFVNVACALQSLLQAPNWRPRFKYYHWTLSTAGAVLCLAMMFISSWYFALVALVIAVVIYQYIAYRGAEKEWGDGMRGLSLQAARYSLLRLEEGPLHTKNWRPQLLVLIRLHPSQLTPSQPNLLSFASQLKAGKGLTMVTSVLEGNIINKVAEVKAAKETLKRVVDTYKIQGFCKVLAVPDVNMGLAQIIQGSGLGGLVPNTVLLSWPDAWRKKQSWKAFIETVRVVMATEKALIVTKGINGFPSSNEKCRGNIDIWWVVQMEDNSVQMKKDLKMFVYQLRIDAEVHVIEMPDCDISGYTFERTHFMEERNKWLTDLRVYRNKKHRLYVSGDEGVQDEPHPQQTTVPPQSDSEDDDDEQTVRVPLLEPAKASSPIYAASSSTAANDVTIETLPSSPTSQLSIHEENIRRMNTSVKLNDLIVSRSHDARLVLLNLPGPPRYLEYEENYMEFLDVLTEGLERVLMVRGSGNEVITIYS
- the LOC136265086 gene encoding solute carrier family 12 member 4-like isoform X4; this encodes MSAEYLVDDIADESEEDDDINSKLVKEPTPSQEETQRYVTMEDIAREGDLVNEGGGNLALYEDELRQKPRISQLLSKLAVYEPVPSNPSGTTAVNKKSNTKKKVKMGTIMGVYLPTLQNILGVILFLRLTWIVGTAGVGQSLIIILLCCCCTLLTAISMSAIATNGVVPAGGSYFMISRNLGPEFGGAVGVLFYLGTSFAVSLYVLGAIELLLKHIAPAMSLFGDVTGDPNILYNNMRVYGTILLLLLSIVVFIGVRYVNYFATCALVCVIVAMVSIYAGALSTQTELCVCTLDGVALKGASDMFKCPKIKRGFCHTPLDSLEEPVNNTCSPDNPALLEAFRNTRFVFDNTSLDMLDWVSSEPQCSVGIPGISHTSTIMENGGSHYLEQGEVHPGVEGVGLQLSAQVTSSFFILISIFFPSVTGIMAGSNRSGDLKDAQKSIPIGTIAAILTTSLIYITCVLLFGGAVAGFALRDQFGDAIGGLIVAELAWPTKWLILLGALLSTVGAGLQSLTGAPRLLQAIARDNLIPFLKMFGYSSAQGEPTYALIMTAIMSEFGVLIASVDAVAPILSMFFLMCYMFVNVACALQSLLQAPNWRPRFKYYHWTLSTAGAVLCLAMMFISSWYFALVALVIAVVIYQYIAYRGAEKEWGDGMRGLSLQAARYSLLRLEEGPLHTKNWRPQLLVLIRLHPSQLTPSQPNLLSFASQLKAGKGLTMVTSVLEGNIINKVAEVKAAKETLKRVVDTYKIQGFCKVLAVPDVNMGLAQIIQGSGLGGLVPNTVLLSWPDAWRKKQSWKAFIETVRVVMATEKALIVTKGINGFPSSNEKCRGNIDIWWVVHDGGLLMLLPFLLRQHKVWRQCHLRIFTVARILSLIWLHVLSSLGIKLALLE